One Vanessa cardui chromosome 14, ilVanCard2.1, whole genome shotgun sequence DNA segment encodes these proteins:
- the LOC124535051 gene encoding U6 snRNA-associated Sm-like protein LSm8, with amino-acid sequence MASGLENYINQTVSVITADGRNFIGTLKGFDQTINIILDESHERVFSSSTGVAQVVLGLHIIRGDNIAIVGQIDESIDSRLDLGNIRAEPLGSIVH; translated from the coding sequence atggCATCAGGTCTTGAGAACTATATTAACCAAACAGTTTCTGTGATAACCGCTGATGGACGAAATTTTATTGGTACTTTAAAGGGATTCGACCAAACGATAAACATTATATTGGATGAATCCCACGAACGAGTATTTTCATCGTCCACCGGAGTAGCACAAGTTGTACTCGGACTTCATATAATTCGAGGCGATAACATAGCAATCGTCGGTCAAATAGATGAGTCTATTGACAGCAGATTGGACCTTGGTAATATAAGAGCGGAACCTTTAGGATCTAttgtacattaa
- the LOC124535050 gene encoding putative peptidyl-tRNA hydrolase PTRHD1: MSTSIVQYILLRSDLFKDLGWSVGALVAQACHASTAALHIFKEDEHTIQYLNDLENMHKVVLEVPNEESLKKIAEKLKENSISHKLWIEQPENIPTCIALKPYPKEEVKKYVNKFKLYKATMDN, encoded by the exons ATGTCTACTTCCATCGTTCAGTATATACTCCTTAGAagtgatttatttaaagatttggGATGGTCTGTTGGTGCTTTAGTGGCACAGGCATGTCATGCATCCACAGCCGCTCTCCATATATTTAAAGAAGATgaacatacaatacaatatcTCAATGATTTAGAAAATATGCATAAAGTTGTTCTAGAA GTACCTAATGAAGAATCCTTGAAAAAAATTgcagaaaaattaaaagaaaattcaatATCTCATAAGTTATGGATTGAACAACCAgaaaatatacctacatgtaTAGCTTTAAAACCTTACCCAAAAGAAGAGGttaagaaatatgttaataaattcaaattatataaagcaACAATGGATAACTAg
- the LOC124535048 gene encoding vacuolar protein sorting-associated protein 4 — protein MASSNTLQKAIDLVTKATEEDKNKNYEEALRLYEHGVEYFLHAVKYEAQGERAKESIRAKCLQYLDRAEKLKEYLKKDRKKKPVKDGESNSKSEDKKSDSDSDSDDPEKKKLQGKLEGAIVVEKPHVKWSDVAGLEAAKEALKEAVILPIKFPHLFTGKRIPWKGILLFGPPGTGKSYLAKAVATEANNSTFFSVSSSDLVSKWLGESEKLVKNLFELARQHKPSIIFIDEIDSLCSSRSDNESESARRIKTEFLVQMQGVGNDMDGILVLGATNIPWVLDAAIRRRFEKRIYIALPEEHARLDMFKLHLGNTRHQLTEQDMKVLASKTDGYSGADISIVVRDALMQPVRKVQSATHFKKVTGPSPTDPNLIVNDLLTPCSPGDPGAMEMTWMDVPSDKLGEPPVTMSDMLRSLATSKPTVNDDDMIKLKKFMEDFGQEG, from the coding sequence ATGGCTTCATCTAACACCTTACAAAAGGCCATTGATCTTGTAACGAAAGCTACGGAAgaggacaaaaataaaaattatgaagaaGCCTTACGACTTTACGAACATGGTGTAGAATATTTTCTGCACGCTGTTAAATATGAGGCTCAGGGTGAAAGAGCTAAAGAAAGTATAAGAGCTAAGTGCTTACAATATTTGGACAGGGCAGAAAAACTTAAGGAATATCTTAAGAAAGATCGTAAAAAAAAGCCTGTGAAGGATGGTGAATCCAACTCCAAAAGTGAAGATAAAAAAAGTGACAGCGACAGTGACTCTGATGACCCggaaaagaaaaaattacagGGAAAATTAGAGGGAGCCATTGTTGTGGAAAAGCCGCATGTTAAATGGAGTGATGTTGCTGGGCTGGAGGCTGCAAAAGAGGCGTTAAAGGAGGCTGTCATATTGCCTATCAAATTTCCCCACTTATTCACAGGTAAGAGAATTCCATGGAAGGGAATCCTCTTGTTTGGACCCCCTGGTACTGGTAAGTCATACTTAGCAAAAGCTGTGGCTACAGAAGCAAACAACTCAACATTCTTCTCTGTGTCATCATCTGATCTTGTTTCAAAATGGCTTGGTGAATCAGAAAAACTAGTGAAAAATTTGTTTGAATTGGCACGTCAGCATAAGCCAAGCATCATATTCATTGATGAAATTGATTCCTTGTGCTCATCTCGTTCTGATAATGAATCTGAATCAGCTAGAAGAATCAAGACAGAGTTTCTTGTGCAGATGCAAGGTGTAGGAAATGATATGGATGGTATTTTAGTTCTTGGAGCTACAAACATACCATGGGTCCTTGATGCAGCTATAAGGAGACGTTTTGAGAAGCGTATCTATATTGCATTACCAGAAGAACATGCTCGTTTGGACATGTTTAAGTTACACCTTGGGAATACAAGACATCAGTTAACAGAACAAGATATGAAAGTATTAGCATCGAAGACTGATGGATATTCTGGAGCTGATATAAGTATTGTTGTTCGTGATGCATTGATGCAACCTGTTCGTAAAGTGCAGTCTGCAACACATTTTAAGAAAGTCACTGGACCTAGTCCTACTGACCCCAATTTAATTGTCAATGATCTTTTGACACCATGTTCTCCTGGTGATCCTGGAGCTATGGAAATGACTTGGATGGATGTACCAAGTGATAAACTTGGGGAACCACCGGTTACTATGTCAGATATGCTCCGGTCTCTAGCAACTTCAAAACCAACTGTTAACGATGAtgatatgataaaattgaaGAAGTTCATGGAAGATTTTGGTCAGGAAGGTTGA